The Anaplasmataceae bacterium AB001_6 genome has a segment encoding these proteins:
- the purF gene encoding amidophosphoribosyltransferase: MSDIDFRENCGVLGILGHKKAVLNITVGLVHLQHRGSDSFGIVSYDNGVSYTEYYKGCVADSMHKISISGDTAIGHVRYSTSGIAKQSVDQPVCCDLGGDIGKIFISYNGNMSNYDALREDLIEQGCDVKTDMDSELFTHLLSKSDKDDLIDKIRDMLLPIEGAYSLVIMTRDKMIAVCDPHGIRPLVMGKIDDSYIFSSESCVFSVLNADFIRDVDNGELVVIDKSANNSINSMRLFEDIEPSKAKRMCLFEYVYFSRFDSHIHNNPIYTVRKSIGRKMAEIFKINADIVVPVPDSGNVIALGYSEFSKIPYENGLAKNSYMARTFIAPNQFERESRAKMKYSPNINVLKNKNIILIDDSIVRGTTLKHILQLIRGAGVRSVHVCVASPKVIHPCFYGISMPSYEELFAVHHTVEEMQHILNADSINYLDLKDLRAIIDITATKDAKGGYCDACFSGRYLY; the protein is encoded by the coding sequence GTGTCTGATATAGATTTTCGTGAAAATTGTGGTGTTTTAGGTATCTTGGGGCATAAAAAAGCTGTTTTAAATATTACAGTTGGCTTAGTACATTTACAGCATCGGGGAAGTGATTCTTTTGGGATTGTTTCGTATGATAATGGAGTTAGTTATACAGAATATTATAAGGGTTGTGTTGCAGATTCCATGCACAAAATATCTATATCTGGTGATACAGCCATTGGACATGTAAGATATTCTACTTCAGGTATTGCAAAACAATCAGTTGATCAACCTGTTTGTTGTGATTTAGGCGGTGATATCGGCAAGATTTTTATATCTTACAATGGTAATATGTCTAACTATGATGCATTACGTGAAGATCTTATTGAACAAGGTTGTGATGTTAAAACAGATATGGATAGTGAATTATTTACTCATTTGCTATCAAAAAGTGATAAAGATGATTTGATAGATAAAATACGTGACATGCTGCTGCCAATCGAAGGCGCTTATTCTCTTGTAATTATGACAAGAGATAAAATGATAGCAGTATGCGACCCTCACGGGATACGTCCTCTGGTTATGGGAAAAATAGATGATAGTTATATTTTTTCTTCTGAATCATGCGTATTTTCTGTTCTTAATGCTGATTTTATTAGAGATGTTGATAATGGTGAATTAGTTGTTATTGATAAGAGTGCAAACAATAGTATCAATTCAATGCGTTTGTTTGAAGATATTGAACCAAGTAAAGCAAAGAGAATGTGTTTATTCGAATACGTTTATTTTTCTCGTTTTGATTCTCATATACATAATAACCCTATATATACTGTAAGAAAATCTATCGGGCGTAAAATGGCTGAAATTTTCAAAATTAATGCCGATATCGTTGTACCTGTGCCAGATTCAGGGAATGTTATTGCGTTAGGTTATTCAGAATTTTCTAAAATTCCTTATGAGAATGGCTTAGCAAAGAATAGTTATATGGCTAGAACGTTTATTGCTCCTAACCAATTTGAAAGGGAGAGTCGCGCTAAAATGAAATATTCCCCTAATATCAATGTTTTAAAAAATAAAAATATAATTTTAATCGATGATAGCATAGTACGAGGGACTACACTAAAGCATATATTGCAATTGATCCGTGGTGCTGGAGTGCGCAGTGTACACGTTTGTGTTGCGAGTCCAAAAGTTATACATCCTTGTTTCTATGGGATCAGCATGCCTAGCTATGAAGAATTATTTGCTGTTCATCATACGGTGGAAGAAATGCAGCATATCTTAAATGCAGATAGTATAAATTATCTGGATTTAAAAGATTTAAGAGCAATTATTGATATAACAGCTACCAAAGATGCTAAAGGTGGTTATTGTGATGCTTGTTTTTCTGGCAGATATTTATATTGA
- a CDS encoding NADH-quinone oxidoreductase subunit D: protein MTEKKLLNLGPQHPATHGVLRLVLEIDGEVVKRADPNIGFLHRGTEKLIEYKTYTQALPYFDRLDYVSPMCQEHAFALCIEALLGCKVPLRGQYIRVLFAEMSRLLNHILNVTTHAMDVGAMTPLFWLFEERDKMLCFSERVSGARFHANYFRPGGVADDVEQDLLSDMSDFLEKLPEKISDMENVFNDNRIFKQRMVDIAPITKEKALEYGFTGPMIRATGLPWDLRKAQPYDVYDQMEFDIPVGRTGDCYDRYLVRVAEMYESVKIMKQCIEKMPGGDYMNRDCNVAPPKRHDMKNSMEAMIQHFKFFTEGYHVPSGELYKCVEAPKGEFGVYIVSDGTNRPYRCKIRAPGFYHLQALDYLSKGHVLADIPAIVGSMDIVFGEIDR from the coding sequence ATGACTGAAAAGAAATTATTAAATCTTGGACCACAACACCCAGCAACACATGGAGTATTAAGGTTAGTATTAGAGATAGATGGAGAAGTTGTAAAGCGTGCTGATCCTAATATTGGATTTTTACATCGCGGAACAGAAAAGCTTATTGAATATAAAACTTATACACAAGCACTACCATATTTTGATAGGTTGGATTATGTATCGCCAATGTGCCAAGAGCATGCCTTTGCACTATGTATAGAAGCACTTTTAGGTTGTAAAGTGCCTTTAAGAGGTCAGTATATAAGAGTGCTGTTTGCTGAAATGTCTAGGCTTCTTAATCATATTCTTAATGTTACTACCCACGCGATGGATGTGGGTGCCATGACTCCTTTGTTCTGGCTTTTTGAAGAAAGAGATAAAATGTTGTGCTTTTCGGAAAGAGTTTCAGGCGCTAGATTTCATGCCAATTATTTTCGTCCCGGTGGCGTTGCTGATGATGTCGAGCAGGATTTATTAAGCGATATGTCTGATTTTCTAGAAAAATTACCAGAAAAAATATCAGATATGGAAAATGTCTTTAATGATAACAGGATCTTTAAGCAGCGTATGGTTGATATTGCCCCTATAACAAAAGAAAAAGCACTAGAATATGGATTTACAGGACCTATGATAAGAGCAACTGGTTTGCCATGGGATCTAAGAAAAGCACAACCTTATGATGTATATGATCAAATGGAATTTGATATACCTGTTGGAAGAACTGGTGACTGTTATGATAGATATCTAGTGCGTGTTGCAGAAATGTATGAATCTGTGAAAATAATGAAACAATGTATCGAAAAAATGCCTGGGGGCGATTATATGAATCGTGATTGCAATGTTGCTCCTCCAAAAAGGCATGATATGAAAAATTCTATGGAAGCTATGATTCAACATTTTAAATTCTTCACCGAAGGATATCACGTGCCTAGCGGAGAACTATATAAATGTGTTGAAGCTCCTAAAGGAGAATTTGGTGTATATATTGTATCTGATGGTACTAATAGACCATATAGATGCAAGATTAGAGCGCCTGGTTTTTATCATTTACAAGCATTAGATTATCTTTCAAAAGGGCATGTATTAGCAGATATCCCTGCAATTGTTGGATCTATGGACATAGTTTTTGGGGAAATAGATAGATAA
- the elbB gene encoding isoprenoid biosynthesis glyoxalase ElbB produces the protein MIKKVAVILAGCGYLDGTEITEAVLSLTSLEMDDISYDIFSPDDTEDTMNHTDNSAQNEKRNILVESARISRGKVMAISELNTEKYEALFIPGGYGIMKHFTNYFDDPKEIKFSHEIDKILKNFYNAKKVICAVCISPLLVTLALKEVCSDKIEVTIGEDNDKLIKNAGAINISLSSDKYHYDSKNRILSSPAYMQSENRAEIFVGIRGMVNKLRSFY, from the coding sequence ATGATTAAAAAAGTAGCTGTTATCTTAGCAGGTTGTGGATATCTAGATGGTACAGAAATTACGGAAGCTGTTTTATCGCTAACTTCTTTAGAGATGGATGATATCTCTTATGATATCTTTTCTCCAGATGATACAGAAGATACAATGAATCATACTGATAATTCTGCACAAAACGAGAAGCGTAATATCCTTGTTGAATCTGCTAGAATATCCAGAGGGAAAGTAATGGCAATTTCTGAGCTAAATACAGAAAAATATGAAGCATTATTCATTCCTGGTGGATATGGAATAATGAAACATTTCACTAACTATTTTGATGACCCCAAAGAAATCAAATTTTCCCATGAAATTGATAAGATTTTAAAAAATTTCTACAATGCTAAAAAAGTCATTTGTGCTGTATGTATTTCACCTTTATTGGTTACACTAGCGCTAAAAGAAGTATGTTCAGATAAAATTGAAGTTACTATAGGAGAAGATAACGATAAATTAATTAAAAATGCTGGAGCAATAAATATAAGTTTAAGTTCTGATAAATATCATTATGATTCTAAAAATAGAATATTGTCTAGCCCAGCTTATATGCAATCTGAAAATAGAGCAGAAATATTTGTCGGGATTAGAGGAATGGTAAATAAACTAAGGAGCTTTTATTAA
- a CDS encoding flagellar basal body rod protein FlgC, with protein MKEFESTISTIESGIKAQHERLQVISENIANANSTATTPDADPYRRKLIFFEPKYDRKKDALIIKTRTAKDRSNFTIKYEPNHPAAINGYVAYANVSSIVENADSLETRIAYDLNMSILSQTLNMLNKTLQVLDK; from the coding sequence ATGAAAGAGTTTGAATCTACAATAAGTACTATTGAATCTGGAATAAAAGCACAGCACGAAAGGCTACAAGTAATAAGTGAGAATATAGCAAATGCTAATTCCACTGCCACCACTCCTGATGCAGATCCTTATAGAAGAAAATTGATATTTTTTGAACCTAAATATGATCGAAAAAAAGATGCTTTAATAATAAAAACAAGAACAGCCAAGGATAGATCAAATTTCACAATAAAATACGAACCAAATCATCCGGCAGCAATTAACGGATATGTTGCCTATGCAAACGTCAGTAGTATAGTAGAAAACGCAGATTCTTTGGAAACAAGGATAGCATATGATTTAAACATGTCTATATTAAGCCAAACACTGAATATGCTGAATAAAACACTACAGGTATTGGATAAATAA
- a CDS encoding magnesium transporter: MTFIDVDYKKKISSYLDAEKYVDLENFIADNSIDEVQLVDFIITASFEERKRFFLHNLYKHVAIIVTLPEDIKNDIFESFDTTQSFAKIINPLDPDEIRDIISDFDYTLQEEIILFLDSEKAKALQEILSYPEESAGRLINKDFLIAKKEQTVSQTIKMIKETLNINAREHYDIFVLSNKSVPIGRLSISKLLCANEKEIIENLMDTNFHTIDYGLNQEDVATIFRKYSLISAPVVNSVGKMIGIIHYDEIISVIVEEAEEDLLLLGKVSESDLDANLWETFSRRIPWLFITFCTINVASFIVGLFNETLQKSVEIVILMPIIAAMAGNAGIQASTIALRAVINGTISHLNSKRLVIKEIITGLINGSIIAIASGIIVMFRFQDIGVMLSFCTSMTLVVTIATFMGSAVPIILNRIGLDPALSSSIFVSSVTDILSFFILLAITTLILL, translated from the coding sequence ATGACTTTCATAGATGTAGATTACAAGAAAAAAATATCTTCTTATCTGGACGCAGAAAAATATGTAGATCTGGAAAATTTCATAGCGGATAATAGTATTGATGAAGTACAATTAGTTGATTTTATCATTACTGCCTCTTTTGAAGAAAGAAAGCGTTTCTTTTTACACAATCTATACAAGCATGTTGCAATTATAGTAACATTACCAGAAGACATAAAAAATGACATTTTTGAATCATTTGATACTACACAGTCTTTTGCTAAAATAATAAATCCATTAGATCCAGATGAAATACGAGATATTATCTCTGATTTTGATTATACGTTACAAGAAGAAATAATATTATTCTTAGATAGCGAAAAGGCAAAAGCTTTACAAGAGATTTTATCTTATCCAGAGGAAAGTGCGGGAAGATTAATTAACAAAGATTTCTTAATAGCAAAAAAAGAACAAACGGTATCACAAACTATTAAGATGATAAAAGAAACCTTAAATATCAATGCACGAGAACACTATGATATTTTTGTGTTATCAAATAAGTCCGTTCCTATCGGAAGGTTAAGCATAAGCAAATTGTTATGTGCAAATGAAAAAGAAATCATAGAAAATCTGATGGATACAAATTTTCACACCATTGATTATGGTCTAAATCAAGAAGATGTAGCCACAATATTTAGAAAATACTCTCTAATATCAGCACCTGTAGTAAACAGTGTTGGCAAAATGATTGGAATAATTCACTATGATGAGATCATATCTGTTATCGTTGAAGAAGCTGAAGAAGACTTGTTATTATTAGGTAAAGTATCAGAAAGTGATTTGGACGCAAATTTATGGGAAACTTTCTCTAGGCGCATTCCATGGCTTTTTATAACCTTTTGTACAATAAATGTTGCATCTTTTATAGTAGGTTTATTTAACGAAACGTTACAAAAATCCGTTGAGATAGTAATTCTAATGCCTATAATAGCAGCAATGGCTGGAAACGCAGGCATACAGGCATCCACAATAGCTTTAAGAGCGGTAATCAACGGTACTATTTCGCATTTAAATTCAAAAAGACTCGTAATAAAAGAAATCATAACAGGATTGATAAACGGATCAATTATAGCAATAGCATCAGGGATAATAGTCATGTTTAGATTTCAGGACATAGGTGTTATGTTATCCTTTTGTACATCAATGACTTTGGTAGTCACTATTGCAACTTTCATGGGTTCTGCAGTTCCAATAATCTTAAATAGAATTGGATTAGATCCTGCACTATCTTCATCAATATTTGTTAGCTCAGTGACAGATATATTATCATTCTTCATACTTTTAGCCATCACAACGTTGATTTTATTATAA
- a CDS encoding YihY/virulence factor BrkB family protein: MKKVGIQRTLQQSVISLIDHDGLEFAGYLSFLTIITLSPFIIILTIGISKFATILNETIELSQYTDYIYDNVLENLLSDIRPFLEEAAHVKDNNKIISLIIISSLWTSSSAIEGLRLILNRAYRVKNIPHYIMRRILSVGQFIALVIIISCLLVAINIFPWIKELTKNHDIDSVFYTFLAKNVHIPVLITLLFLTINAIYYFIPNDKQTWSYHIPGSLLVLILWTICTKGLKLYITYSAQFSAIYGGIAGIITTMIFFYLLNLCIIYGAEFNYSLNIYLKKHKI; this comes from the coding sequence ATGAAAAAAGTTGGTATACAAAGAACTTTACAGCAATCAGTTATTTCCCTCATTGATCATGATGGTTTAGAATTTGCAGGATATTTGTCATTTTTAACGATAATAACATTATCCCCTTTCATCATAATATTAACTATTGGGATCAGTAAATTTGCTACAATATTAAACGAAACAATCGAATTATCACAATATACAGATTACATATATGATAATGTATTAGAAAATTTACTATCTGATATTAGGCCATTTTTGGAGGAAGCAGCACATGTTAAAGATAATAACAAGATAATTAGTTTGATAATTATAAGTTCTCTATGGACATCTTCATCAGCTATTGAAGGCTTAAGATTAATATTGAATCGAGCTTATAGGGTAAAAAATATTCCACATTATATAATGCGAAGAATATTATCTGTAGGACAATTTATAGCCTTAGTTATTATCATTTCATGCTTACTAGTCGCAATAAACATCTTTCCTTGGATAAAAGAACTTACTAAAAATCATGATATTGATTCAGTATTCTATACATTTTTAGCAAAAAACGTCCATATTCCAGTGCTTATAACTTTATTGTTTTTAACAATCAATGCTATCTATTACTTCATTCCAAACGACAAACAAACATGGTCTTATCACATACCTGGTTCTCTGTTAGTGTTAATATTATGGACAATATGTACAAAAGGATTAAAATTATATATAACCTATTCAGCACAATTTAGTGCAATATACGGCGGAATAGCAGGAATAATAACGACTATGATATTCTTCTATTTACTGAATTTATGCATAATATACGGAGCAGAATTTAACTATTCTCTCAACATTTATCTCAAAAAACATAAAATATAA
- a CDS encoding enoyl-ACP reductase gives MFGSFLNKKKGIIMGIANNWSIAYGVAKFFRDCGVHDVILTYPNNDGLERRVRAIAEEFGFKHVVCCDVASDESIKQLFDYADKEFGSLDFIVHSVAFANKNSLSGDYYDTSRTDFLEAMNISCFSLTSLVKHAIHLMKDRNASILTMSYYGANKVIPFYNVMGVCKAALESSVRYLANDVGKHNIRVNAISAGPIKTLAANGINEFRNIFQWCSTNAPLRRATTLDDIARTAAYLISELASGVTGEVLFVDSGYNTIGMQNSTVKQD, from the coding sequence ATGTTTGGGAGCTTCTTAAATAAGAAAAAAGGTATTATCATGGGCATTGCCAATAATTGGTCTATTGCCTATGGAGTTGCAAAATTTTTTCGTGATTGTGGTGTTCATGATGTTATATTGACTTATCCCAATAATGATGGTCTGGAGCGCCGTGTACGGGCAATTGCAGAAGAGTTTGGTTTTAAGCACGTAGTTTGCTGTGATGTTGCAAGTGATGAGAGTATAAAACAGCTTTTTGATTATGCAGATAAAGAATTCGGTAGCCTTGACTTTATCGTTCATTCAGTTGCTTTTGCCAATAAGAATAGTTTGAGTGGAGATTATTATGATACATCTCGTACGGATTTCTTAGAAGCGATGAATATATCATGCTTTTCTTTAACTTCATTGGTGAAGCATGCTATTCATTTAATGAAAGATCGTAATGCGAGCATATTAACAATGTCGTATTATGGCGCCAATAAGGTTATTCCATTTTATAATGTAATGGGAGTATGCAAAGCTGCCTTGGAATCTAGTGTTAGATATCTAGCTAATGATGTTGGTAAGCATAATATAAGAGTTAATGCTATATCTGCTGGGCCAATAAAAACTTTAGCTGCTAACGGAATCAATGAATTCAGAAACATATTTCAGTGGTGTTCTACTAATGCACCTTTACGAAGAGCTACCACACTGGATGATATAGCAAGAACAGCAGCGTACTTAATCAGTGAACTTGCCTCAGGTGTGACCGGAGAAGTGCTATTTGTTGATTCTGGTTATAATACAATAGGTATGCAAAACAGTACTGTTAAGCAAGATTGA
- a CDS encoding YbaB/EbfC family nucleoid-associated protein: MNDDFSNLLNKMLSMDGMKDLMKQYENKEVTGEAGAGAVKISIDFAGNLKNVYISEEYVADNKTRELLCQMIMIAFNNARAKLMSSFGSDNIGA, translated from the coding sequence ATGAATGATGATTTTAGTAATCTACTAAATAAGATGCTTTCTATGGATGGCATGAAAGATCTTATGAAACAGTATGAAAATAAAGAAGTAACAGGAGAGGCTGGTGCTGGTGCCGTGAAGATCTCTATAGATTTTGCTGGTAATTTGAAAAACGTCTATATTAGCGAAGAATACGTTGCAGATAATAAGACTAGAGAATTATTGTGTCAAATGATAATGATTGCTTTTAATAATGCTAGAGCAAAATTAATGTCTAGTTTTGGAAGTGATAACATAGGAGCTTAG
- the dnaX gene encoding DNA polymerase III subunit gamma/tau, which produces MSYVALYNKYRPSSLDQIVGQDFTIKVLLNSIKSDNLASTIILSGSYGVGKTSIARIIAKSINCETGVTTEPCNQCRSCVSVISGDLTGDILELDAASNNGVEDIRSIVENASYLPIYSRYKVYIIDEAHMLSKGAFNALLKIFEECYAHVKFIMATTEIEKIPLTIISRAQRFFLQRVPEIDQIKYMKKIIADENISFDDEALKFLATISKGSMRDAISLVEQSNIYTEGQNKLDKIKEMLGYKNSTVYANLGDKILNGEYKSAVDNFKKIYNSGESVVRIFQNILDFLYSKISDKHNIDDKNSTDFAEREKCIRVWNSISSHMKVISSAHNHYQAGEILVLQLAMISTLPSPSEIIEYGFETLTDKNSNISSNAVTDYKNKISKILSSSDNTLISRMQCVNYNNGACVLRTECDAQESELLPLLEDLFAVNDMHFDRIDILRASDEDKTGDCYKELIKEYFPNTNFREVRKL; this is translated from the coding sequence ATGTCTTATGTTGCTCTTTATAATAAATATAGACCTTCTTCCTTAGATCAAATAGTCGGCCAAGATTTTACTATTAAGGTATTGTTGAATTCTATTAAATCTGATAATCTGGCTTCCACTATTATACTTTCGGGTTCTTATGGTGTAGGAAAAACTTCTATAGCACGTATTATTGCTAAATCTATAAATTGTGAGACTGGTGTTACTACAGAGCCTTGTAATCAGTGTCGTTCTTGTGTATCTGTTATATCTGGGGATCTCACAGGAGATATTTTAGAACTTGATGCTGCTAGTAATAACGGAGTGGAAGATATACGAAGTATAGTAGAAAATGCAAGCTATTTACCAATTTATTCAAGATATAAAGTTTATATAATAGATGAAGCACATATGCTTTCTAAAGGAGCATTTAATGCACTATTGAAGATTTTCGAAGAATGTTATGCTCATGTAAAATTCATAATGGCTACAACAGAAATTGAAAAAATTCCATTAACGATTATTTCTCGTGCTCAGAGATTCTTCTTGCAAAGAGTTCCAGAAATTGATCAAATAAAATACATGAAAAAGATTATCGCGGATGAAAATATATCTTTTGATGATGAAGCATTAAAATTCTTAGCGACAATTTCTAAGGGTTCTATGAGGGATGCTATATCTCTTGTTGAACAGTCAAATATATACACAGAAGGGCAGAATAAACTTGATAAAATAAAAGAAATGCTCGGTTACAAAAATAGTACTGTTTATGCTAATTTAGGAGATAAAATTCTTAATGGTGAATATAAATCTGCTGTTGATAATTTTAAAAAGATATATAATTCAGGTGAATCTGTGGTTCGTATCTTTCAAAATATTTTGGATTTTTTGTATTCAAAAATCAGTGATAAACATAACATAGATGATAAAAATAGTACGGATTTTGCAGAAAGAGAAAAATGTATCCGTGTTTGGAATTCCATCTCATCTCATATGAAGGTTATTTCTAGTGCACATAATCATTATCAGGCTGGAGAAATCCTTGTATTGCAGCTTGCTATGATATCTACCTTACCTTCTCCTAGTGAAATAATAGAATATGGATTTGAAACATTGACAGATAAAAATAGTAATATCAGCAGCAATGCGGTTACAGATTATAAAAATAAGATATCTAAAATACTTTCTTCGAGTGATAATACTTTAATTTCGCGAATGCAATGTGTAAACTATAATAATGGAGCATGTGTACTTCGTACAGAATGTGATGCTCAAGAATCAGAGTTATTACCTCTTTTAGAAGATTTATTTGCGGTAAATGATATGCATTTTGATAGAATAGATATTCTAAGAGCATCTGATGAAGATAAAACAGGTGATTGTTATAAAGAATTGATAAAAGAGTATTTTCCAAATACTAATTTTAGAGAAGTGCGTAAATTATAG
- a CDS encoding 2-nitropropane dioxygenase codes for MSILNVSQFWKRGADFLGVEHSIMAGAMSWISDHTLVKAIADAGGFGILACSSMSPDMLHKEIIVTNELLNGKPYGVNLIMVHPQLDELIDVCISNGVKYIIFAGGMPSAKHIEKAKKSEVKTMAFAPTLSLSKRLIRIGIDALVIEGSEAGGHIGPVSTLVLAQEILPYVKEVPVFVAGGIGSGSSIVNFLRMGASGCQIGTLFACAKESIAHENFKKVMLKANARDAQVSVQFSPEIPVIPVRSINNLATREFIEVQKESLKLMKEGKLSKQEAILRVEKFWAGALRRAVIEGDIERGSLMSGQSVGLIKEELPVKQIIDNLISEANAYINPEKHECV; via the coding sequence ATGTCTATTCTTAATGTTTCACAATTTTGGAAAAGAGGTGCTGATTTTCTTGGTGTTGAACATTCTATAATGGCTGGAGCTATGAGTTGGATTTCGGATCATACTTTGGTGAAAGCTATTGCAGATGCAGGAGGTTTTGGAATCTTGGCTTGTAGTTCTATGAGTCCTGATATGTTACATAAGGAAATAATAGTTACTAATGAACTTCTCAACGGGAAGCCTTATGGGGTTAATCTCATAATGGTGCATCCTCAGTTAGATGAATTAATCGATGTATGTATATCTAATGGTGTTAAATATATAATATTCGCCGGAGGAATGCCTTCTGCTAAACATATAGAGAAAGCAAAAAAATCTGAAGTAAAAACAATGGCTTTTGCTCCAACATTGAGCTTGTCAAAGCGTCTGATTAGAATTGGTATTGATGCATTAGTTATAGAAGGCAGTGAAGCTGGTGGCCATATTGGCCCTGTTAGCACATTGGTATTAGCTCAAGAAATATTACCTTATGTAAAAGAAGTGCCAGTTTTTGTTGCTGGCGGCATAGGTTCTGGAAGTAGTATTGTTAATTTCTTACGTATGGGTGCAAGTGGATGTCAAATTGGAACATTATTTGCCTGTGCAAAGGAATCTATTGCTCATGAGAATTTTAAGAAAGTTATGTTGAAAGCTAATGCACGTGATGCACAAGTTTCGGTGCAATTTAGTCCTGAAATACCGGTAATACCAGTGCGTTCTATTAATAATCTTGCAACAAGGGAGTTTATTGAAGTTCAGAAAGAGAGCCTAAAATTGATGAAAGAAGGCAAGCTATCTAAGCAGGAAGCTATTCTGCGAGTTGAAAAATTCTGGGCTGGTGCTTTAAGAAGAGCAGTAATAGAAGGTGATATAGAAAGGGGTTCATTGATGTCTGGGCAAAGTGTTGGCCTTATTAAAGAAGAACTACCTGTTAAACAGATAATAGATAATTTAATTTCAGAGGCTAATGCTTATATTAATCCTGAAAAGCATGAGTGTGTATAG
- the yajC gene encoding preprotein translocase subunit YajC, translating to MSMLPLAVIFVVFYFLVIRPQSKKIKKHNNMLENLKKNDKVITSGGIIGTINRIVDKRVYLSISEDKNIEIIVDRNFISGLDSEAK from the coding sequence ATGAGTATGCTGCCATTGGCTGTAATATTTGTTGTTTTCTATTTTTTGGTTATTCGCCCACAATCTAAAAAAATTAAAAAGCATAATAATATGCTAGAGAATTTAAAGAAAAATGATAAAGTTATCACATCAGGTGGAATTATAGGAACTATCAATAGAATAGTAGATAAAAGAGTTTATCTAAGCATCTCAGAAGATAAAAATATTGAGATTATAGTAGATAGAAATTTTATCTCTGGTTTGGATTCAGAAGCAAAATAA